In Paenibacillus sonchi, a single genomic region encodes these proteins:
- a CDS encoding DinB family protein encodes MMHNDKLYLITDIPGYSPQISRLISMMNYARFTTIESVKGLSVDQLDYLIDSQSNSIGGLLLHFAAVEYAYQVETFEGRDLTEEELARWGAALNLGEEGRAQIKGNELSYYMDQLDAVRRTTLEWFQTVDDEWLYKEEPFWGDQPANYYFMWFHVFEDEINHRGQIRMIRKRCEVTG; translated from the coding sequence ATGATGCACAACGATAAGCTCTATCTAATTACAGATATTCCCGGGTATTCACCACAAATCAGCCGTTTGATCTCTATGATGAATTACGCAAGATTTACAACTATTGAATCTGTTAAAGGACTGAGTGTTGACCAGTTGGATTATTTGATCGATTCTCAGAGCAATTCAATCGGTGGGTTATTATTACATTTTGCCGCTGTAGAATATGCTTATCAAGTTGAAACCTTTGAAGGAAGAGACTTAACTGAAGAAGAACTGGCCAGATGGGGAGCGGCGTTAAATTTAGGTGAAGAAGGACGAGCGCAAATTAAGGGCAATGAATTGAGTTATTATATGGACCAGTTGGATGCAGTAAGACGGACGACGCTGGAATGGTTCCAGACTGTGGATGACGAGTGGTTATACAAGGAAGAACCATTCTGGGGTGATCAACCGGCAAACTACTATTTTATGTGGTTTCATGTTTTTGAAGATGAGATTAACCACAGAGGACAGATCCGAATGATCCGTAAAAGATGTGAGGTTACAGGATAA